One genomic window of Vibrio ziniensis includes the following:
- a CDS encoding Y-family DNA polymerase gives MTLWIYLHFPALQLDTLYAEQERPLVIIDDRDNHVVQASSSALKQGVKMGMGLGSAASMCRELQVHPYDENVETQAIEEVAQWLYLVTSDIVLLPPKGILLRASNMLSLYSGLENYWHTLKNHLALRKTRYWYGSGFSPLSAILVGKSGSNIIIDNKDQILAAINDYPLTATELNIKQIEKLARVGVRDIKALLAVPIQDLARRFDIDLVNYVGKLLGQFKHPVSFYQPPEAFSSHFELLYEIENVQWLEKPLLRLLKRLEQFLTLRNQVAFELELILTQRDNIPNSLYFTSAQGEYSCVKWAKLCQLTLESVQLSQPVLEMTLKVIRAGEMNPDMTDIFDGEKGRTTALELITLLQAKLGQTKVNKPSLSDDPRPEKRCQYISATEPTTATLRSTELRPSLLLPEPEPLCEVVSLIHGPERIVTGWWDNQPITRDYFIAHSEQGRWLWVFRNQDKQWFLHGQFS, from the coding sequence ATGACACTTTGGATCTATCTCCATTTCCCAGCTTTACAGCTGGATACCCTATACGCAGAGCAAGAACGCCCTCTGGTTATCATTGACGACCGAGATAACCATGTTGTTCAAGCTAGCTCATCCGCATTAAAACAAGGCGTAAAAATGGGGATGGGATTAGGCAGTGCAGCGTCTATGTGCAGAGAGCTACAAGTGCATCCTTATGATGAAAATGTTGAAACACAAGCCATAGAAGAAGTGGCTCAGTGGTTATATCTGGTGACTTCAGACATCGTATTACTTCCACCGAAAGGTATTCTGCTAAGAGCCTCAAACATGCTTTCGCTATATTCAGGCTTGGAGAATTATTGGCATACGCTCAAAAATCACCTTGCTTTACGTAAAACACGTTACTGGTATGGCTCAGGTTTCTCACCACTTTCAGCGATTCTAGTTGGTAAAAGTGGCTCAAATATTATCATTGATAATAAAGACCAAATTCTCGCAGCCATTAACGATTACCCTCTCACAGCAACCGAACTGAATATTAAACAGATAGAAAAACTCGCCAGAGTTGGGGTTAGAGACATCAAAGCGCTGCTTGCGGTACCCATTCAAGATCTCGCAAGACGGTTTGATATCGATTTGGTTAACTATGTAGGCAAGCTGTTAGGACAGTTTAAGCACCCTGTCAGCTTTTACCAACCGCCAGAAGCTTTCAGTAGTCACTTCGAACTGCTGTATGAAATTGAGAATGTGCAATGGCTTGAAAAGCCCCTGTTACGACTGTTGAAGCGCTTAGAGCAGTTTTTAACCTTACGAAATCAGGTTGCCTTTGAGCTTGAACTGATACTGACTCAACGAGATAACATCCCAAATAGCCTGTATTTCACGTCAGCACAGGGGGAATATTCTTGTGTTAAGTGGGCGAAACTCTGCCAACTCACTCTGGAATCAGTACAACTCTCTCAGCCAGTACTAGAAATGACCTTAAAGGTGATTCGTGCTGGTGAAATGAATCCAGACATGACTGACATTTTCGACGGTGAAAAAGGTCGAACAACCGCTCTTGAGCTCATCACACTACTGCAGGCGAAACTGGGACAAACAAAAGTCAATAAACCGAGCCTCAGTGATGACCCTCGTCCAGAAAAACGCTGCCAATACATATCAGCAACTGAACCGACGACAGCTACATTACGAAGCACAGAGCTGCGCCCTAGCCTTCTGCTTCCAGAACCAGAGCCTTTATGTGAAGTGGTATCGCTGATCCACGGCCCAGAAAGAATCGTCACAGGATGGTGGGATAACCAACCAATCACTCGTGACTACTTTATTGCTCACAGCGAACAAGGCCGATGGTTATGGGTATTTCGCAACCAAGATAAACAGTGGTTTTTGCATGGGCAGTTTAGTTAA
- the rrtA gene encoding rhombosortase produces MNIYLFLSLVTAVCFGLQFESISHVMIWQADAIANGQWWRIVTGNLTHTNFTHLMMNLLGLWVISYLFHPKTRHFAVLTLLISIWIGISLLFTDMSNYLGLSGTLHGLFAFYALKEALGGRKSSWLLVLGVILKVVSEQLFGAPDSTAEMIHARVAIEAHLSGLLAGITLSVIEYINKRLIPFWKMS; encoded by the coding sequence GTGAATATTTACCTGTTTTTATCTTTAGTCACAGCGGTTTGTTTCGGGCTCCAATTTGAGTCCATCAGTCATGTAATGATATGGCAAGCCGATGCTATAGCAAATGGTCAGTGGTGGAGGATCGTAACAGGAAACCTGACTCATACCAACTTTACTCATTTGATGATGAATCTTTTAGGACTTTGGGTCATTAGTTATCTCTTTCATCCTAAGACTCGCCACTTTGCGGTGCTTACACTACTCATTTCCATTTGGATCGGTATTAGCCTGCTATTCACGGATATGAGCAACTACTTGGGTCTATCTGGAACACTGCATGGCTTATTCGCTTTTTATGCTTTAAAAGAAGCATTAGGTGGGCGCAAAAGCAGTTGGCTATTAGTGCTTGGCGTGATTTTGAAAGTCGTCAGTGAGCAGTTATTTGGAGCTCCCGATAGTACAGCTGAAATGATTCATGCTCGGGTGGCGATTGAAGCTCACTTATCAGGACTCTTAGCTGGCATAACTTTGAGTGTAATTGAGTATATAAATAAGCGACTTATACCATTCTGGAAAATGTCCTGA
- the imuA gene encoding translesion DNA synthesis-associated protein ImuA, producing MYELIEHLKNKHWLWQGSETKYELNTHSTGFNALDEKLAGGFPPHGVVEIQSQSGIGELRLIYPYLKQHDKRLTVFINPPGIVQAESLKFEGIELDNVLVVTPRNHKESLWAAEQCLKSGACRQVLLWLDNLEVHQVRRLNVASETGNCLQFLFRSPQESAFSLPVSLSISLQSYPQGLKISVPKRKGGWPLGAFNLAMSERWPNLVMPHSSPQSSSTVITFPKRMQG from the coding sequence ATGTATGAACTAATCGAACACCTCAAAAACAAACATTGGCTGTGGCAAGGCTCTGAAACAAAGTATGAGCTGAACACTCACTCTACTGGATTTAATGCGCTGGATGAAAAACTTGCCGGAGGATTTCCTCCGCATGGTGTAGTTGAAATTCAATCGCAGTCTGGTATTGGTGAATTACGCCTTATCTACCCTTATCTGAAACAGCACGATAAGCGCTTAACTGTGTTCATTAATCCGCCGGGCATAGTACAGGCGGAAAGCTTAAAGTTTGAAGGTATCGAACTTGATAACGTGCTGGTGGTGACACCTAGAAACCACAAAGAATCATTGTGGGCAGCAGAGCAATGCTTAAAAAGCGGTGCATGCAGACAAGTTTTATTGTGGCTAGATAACCTAGAAGTTCATCAGGTGCGTCGTTTGAATGTAGCCAGCGAAACAGGTAATTGCCTGCAATTTCTCTTCCGTTCACCTCAAGAAAGTGCATTTTCACTACCAGTATCACTGAGTATCTCGTTACAGTCCTACCCACAAGGGCTGAAGATTAGTGTACCCAAACGTAAAGGCGGATGGCCTTTAGGTGCCTTCAACCTAGCTATGTCTGAACGTTGGCCAAACTTGGTGATGCCACATTCATCTCCACAATCATCTTCAACAGTGATCACTTTCCCTAAACGAATGCAGGGCTGA
- the sohB gene encoding protease SohB, whose translation MEFLLDYGLFLAKIATVVIAIVVLLVIVKSVGGRGAAKGELEVTDLTKQNKENAEHLEAHLHDESFLKARHKAEAKSEKEKHKEREKAVKKAAKAGELKEERESHLFVLDFHGSIDAKEVASLRQEVTAILAVAQKGDEVLLRLETGGGMVHGYGLASSQLDRIKAAGLPLTISVDKVAASGGYMMACIADKIVSAPFAIVGSIGVIAQLPNFNKLLKKHDIEYEQLTAGEYKRTLTMFGENTDKAREKFKQELEETHVLFKDFIRERRPELDLEKVATGEHWFGTQAKELGLVDEIKTSDDLIVEACKEKTVLAIRYVQKKKLTDKLAGVAGEAADSVLLKLISRGQRPIL comes from the coding sequence TTGGAATTTTTGTTGGACTATGGCTTATTTTTAGCCAAGATCGCGACAGTTGTGATTGCGATCGTTGTGTTGTTAGTCATTGTTAAATCCGTTGGCGGAAGAGGTGCGGCTAAAGGCGAGTTAGAAGTGACCGACTTAACTAAGCAGAACAAAGAAAATGCTGAACATTTAGAAGCACACTTGCACGATGAATCTTTTTTGAAAGCTCGTCATAAAGCGGAAGCGAAAAGCGAGAAAGAAAAACATAAAGAGCGCGAAAAAGCAGTTAAGAAAGCTGCAAAAGCGGGCGAGTTAAAAGAAGAACGTGAATCTCACCTATTTGTGTTGGATTTCCACGGCAGCATTGACGCCAAAGAAGTGGCTTCATTGCGTCAAGAGGTCACAGCAATACTGGCGGTTGCTCAGAAAGGTGACGAAGTATTACTGCGCCTTGAAACCGGTGGCGGCATGGTTCATGGCTACGGTTTAGCGTCTTCGCAACTTGACCGTATTAAAGCTGCTGGTTTACCGCTGACCATTTCGGTAGATAAAGTGGCAGCGAGCGGCGGCTACATGATGGCATGTATTGCTGACAAGATTGTTTCAGCACCTTTTGCTATTGTGGGTTCAATTGGTGTGATAGCACAGCTACCTAACTTCAATAAATTACTGAAAAAACACGATATTGAATATGAACAATTAACCGCTGGTGAATATAAACGTACATTGACGATGTTCGGTGAAAATACGGATAAGGCGCGTGAAAAATTCAAGCAAGAGCTAGAAGAAACGCATGTATTGTTTAAAGACTTTATCCGTGAACGTCGTCCTGAGTTGGATCTAGAAAAAGTAGCAACCGGTGAGCACTGGTTTGGTACGCAAGCAAAAGAGTTAGGTTTGGTTGACGAAATTAAAACCTCAGACGACTTGATTGTAGAAGCGTGCAAAGAGAAGACAGTTCTAGCTATTCGTTACGTTCAGAAGAAAAAGCTGACTGATAAACTGGCAGGTGTTGCCGGTGAAGCCGCTGACAGTGTGCTATTAAAACTGATTAGCCGAGGCCAGCGTCCAATCCTATAA
- a CDS encoding chemotaxis protein CheV yields MSGVLNSVDQRTNLVGENRLELLLFSLNSRQLFAINVFKVREVIKVPTLTKMPGSHRNITGVATLRGVPVPIIDLRQAIGFPPSRLEKPEQNLIITEYNRTTQGFLVGQVRNIVNTAWTEIEPPPKSAGRSNYLTAITQIKDQNQTNIVEIIDVEKVLAEIIDYDVSISEELLDHDILGEMAGRNVLIVDDSSTARNQIKDTLSQLGLNIIECRDGLEALNLLKSWCDAGKNINDELLMMITDAEMPEMDGYRLTHEVRNDPRMKDLFITLNTSLSGSFNEAMVQKVGCNRFISKFQPDLLVQVAQERLREVL; encoded by the coding sequence ATGTCAGGTGTTTTAAATTCGGTCGATCAACGTACTAACTTAGTTGGCGAGAACCGACTTGAGTTATTGCTTTTTAGCTTAAACAGTCGTCAGCTGTTTGCTATTAACGTATTTAAAGTTAGAGAAGTCATAAAAGTACCGACTTTAACTAAAATGCCGGGCTCCCATCGCAATATCACGGGCGTTGCGACACTTCGCGGAGTACCTGTGCCTATCATCGACTTGCGTCAAGCGATCGGCTTTCCACCTTCCCGATTAGAAAAACCTGAGCAGAACCTGATTATTACGGAGTACAACCGTACCACTCAGGGATTCCTAGTTGGTCAAGTACGTAATATTGTAAATACCGCATGGACTGAAATTGAGCCGCCACCAAAATCGGCAGGTCGTTCAAACTACCTGACAGCTATTACTCAAATTAAAGATCAAAACCAAACTAATATCGTTGAGATTATTGACGTTGAGAAGGTTCTTGCAGAGATTATTGATTACGATGTGTCTATTTCTGAAGAGCTACTTGATCACGATATTTTGGGTGAAATGGCGGGGCGTAATGTGTTGATTGTCGATGACTCTTCAACAGCAAGAAACCAGATTAAAGATACGCTTTCACAACTTGGTTTGAATATCATTGAATGTCGAGATGGCCTTGAAGCATTGAATTTATTGAAATCTTGGTGTGATGCAGGTAAAAACATTAACGATGAACTTCTAATGATGATCACTGATGCAGAAATGCCAGAAATGGACGGTTACCGTCTAACTCATGAAGTTCGTAACGATCCTCGCATGAAAGATTTGTTTATTACGTTAAATACTTCTTTGAGTGGTAGCTTTAACGAAGCTATGGTGCAGAAGGTGGGTTGTAACCGATTCATCTCTAAGTTCCAGCCAGACTTGCTAGTACAAGTGGCTCAGGAAAGGTTAAGAGAAGTATTATAA
- the mlc gene encoding sugar metabolism global transcriptional regulator Mlc, whose product MYMAQPGHIDHIKQVNAGRVYKLIDQKGPISRIDLSKESELAPASITKITRELIDAHLIHETTVQEAISRGRPAVGLQTNNEGWQFLSMRLGRGYLTIALHELGGEVLIDTKIEIHEIDQDDVLQRLLFEIEEFFQTYSDQLDRVTSIAITLPGLVNSEKGIVLQMPHYNVKNLALGPEIYKATGLPVFIANDTRAWALAEKLFGHSQDVDNSILISIHHGLGAGIILDGRVLQGRNGNIGELGHIQIDRHGKRCNCGNIGCLETVASSQAIREQVAERIANGEVSSLSEMSEITLEDICSAAAEGDPLAVEVIEQLGTYLGSAIAIVINLFNPEKILIGGVINQAKNVLYPAIQHCIEEQSLPVYHQDLKLVESRFYKQATMPGAALVKQALYDGLLLMKVVEG is encoded by the coding sequence ATGTACATGGCTCAACCAGGCCATATTGACCATATCAAACAGGTCAATGCTGGTCGTGTATATAAATTGATTGACCAAAAAGGTCCTATTTCTCGTATCGATTTATCGAAAGAGAGCGAACTCGCACCTGCAAGTATTACTAAAATTACTCGCGAGCTTATTGATGCGCACCTAATTCATGAAACAACGGTTCAAGAAGCTATTAGCCGTGGTCGTCCTGCTGTTGGTTTGCAAACGAACAATGAAGGTTGGCAATTCCTCTCGATGCGTCTTGGGCGAGGGTATTTAACCATAGCTCTTCATGAACTTGGTGGCGAAGTTCTTATCGACACTAAGATTGAAATTCATGAAATCGATCAAGACGATGTTCTTCAAAGACTCCTATTTGAAATCGAAGAGTTCTTCCAGACGTATTCGGATCAGCTTGATCGTGTGACGAGCATTGCGATTACTTTGCCAGGTTTAGTGAACTCTGAAAAAGGCATCGTTTTGCAGATGCCTCACTACAATGTGAAAAATCTCGCATTAGGGCCTGAAATTTACAAAGCGACAGGGTTGCCTGTATTTATTGCGAACGATACCCGTGCATGGGCATTGGCAGAAAAATTGTTTGGTCATTCACAAGATGTTGATAATTCAATTTTAATATCCATTCACCATGGCCTGGGCGCTGGTATTATTCTTGACGGTCGTGTGCTGCAAGGTCGTAACGGAAACATTGGTGAACTTGGACATATTCAGATTGATCGCCATGGTAAGCGTTGCAATTGTGGCAATATTGGCTGTCTTGAAACTGTTGCCAGTTCTCAAGCGATTCGTGAGCAAGTCGCTGAGCGTATCGCAAATGGTGAAGTTTCAAGTTTAAGTGAAATGTCAGAAATCACTCTTGAGGATATTTGTTCCGCTGCGGCTGAGGGGGATCCTTTAGCTGTGGAAGTCATTGAGCAGCTTGGTACGTATTTAGGTTCCGCGATTGCCATCGTGATCAACTTATTCAATCCAGAAAAGATTCTTATTGGTGGTGTTATCAACCAAGCGAAAAACGTTCTGTATCCTGCCATTCAGCATTGTATTGAAGAGCAAAGCTTACCTGTTTACCATCAAGATTTGAAACTTGTCGAATCTCGTTTTTATAAGCAGGCAACCATGCCTGGTGCAGCGCTTGTGAAGCAAGCTTTGTATGATGGTTTGTTGTTGATGAAGGTGGTAGAAGGATAA
- a CDS encoding error-prone DNA polymerase, whose protein sequence is MAYAELFCQSNFSFLTGASHAEELIQHADFLRYQALAITDECSIAGVVRAHTAIKDRKLGIKQIVGSMFWLNDECQVVLLCPNRQAYAELCRIITNARRRSEKGSYQLSEWDLMSAKHCFVLWLPADEDKNTYWGNWLKQYHQGRLWLAVQRHLGANDHQYVSHCQELSRQLNLPITACGGVLMHTETRLPLQHILTAIKHNQSVENIQAHLICNTERALRSKTKLAKIFPNEWLEESVRIAQQCHFKLSDLKYEYPSELIPNGSKPMKHLRLLVEKGKQLRFSEGVTVDIQATIDKELSLIEELNYPFYFLTIHDIVMFAKSRGILYQGRGSAANSIVCYCLEITAVDPRQVAVLFERFISKERQEPPDIDVDFEHERREEVIQYLYQKYGRERAALAATVITYRLKSAIRDVGKALGISETQLDFFIKNINRRDKNLGWQAQIVELGLQPQSHKGQWFIDLVNEIQSFPRHLSQHVGGFVISAGPLYELVAVENAAMPERTIIQWDKDDLESLGLMKVDVLALGMLTAIRKCFAIIEHHDQKKLSIADITRLKDDENVYGMIQRADTVGVFQIESRAQMSMLPRLRPRTYYDLVIQIAIVRPGPIQGDMVHPFLKRRNHIEEPSYPSKEVKDVLERTMGVPIFQEQVIKIAMVAAGFSGGEADQLRRAMASWKKSGELDKFRPKLIDGMLARGYEKSFAERIYEQICGFGEYGFPESHSASFAVLAYCSAWLKYYYPEAFYTSLLNSLPMGFYSPSQLIQDAQRHGITVLPVCVNQSDIEHQVVHHQQGYAIQLGLRLVKGLSDLGCKQLLRARPSYGFQHLNQLKNAALNQKDMESLASANALYRLTNNRYDTRWAIMDSLSDLPLFESYQEKERQIQTPPSAMENLIEDYASLGLSLNQHPITLLDKAGILGKFTRQKDLINLPHKSLVTVVGVVTGRQAPGTAAGVTFFTLEDDTGNINTVVWQATARAQKGAYISAKVLMVKGIVEKEENVVHVIAGKLIDITEHLTQLQSRSRDFH, encoded by the coding sequence ATGGCTTACGCTGAACTATTTTGCCAAAGCAATTTCTCATTTCTGACGGGTGCTTCTCATGCTGAAGAACTTATCCAACACGCGGATTTTCTGCGCTACCAAGCTCTGGCAATTACAGATGAGTGTTCCATTGCAGGCGTGGTGAGAGCCCATACTGCGATTAAAGATCGCAAACTGGGTATCAAACAAATTGTTGGTAGCATGTTTTGGCTCAATGATGAATGCCAAGTGGTGCTGCTGTGCCCAAACCGGCAAGCATATGCAGAACTTTGTCGTATCATCACCAATGCTCGCCGTCGCAGTGAAAAAGGCAGCTATCAACTTTCCGAATGGGACTTGATGTCAGCCAAGCATTGCTTTGTTCTTTGGCTGCCGGCTGATGAAGACAAAAATACCTATTGGGGAAACTGGTTAAAGCAATATCATCAAGGGCGTTTATGGCTAGCGGTTCAGCGTCATCTCGGTGCTAACGACCATCAATATGTTTCGCACTGCCAAGAGCTGTCTCGACAATTAAATCTGCCCATCACCGCTTGTGGCGGCGTTTTAATGCACACTGAAACACGCCTACCACTTCAACATATATTAACCGCTATCAAACATAACCAGAGTGTCGAAAACATTCAGGCTCATCTCATTTGCAACACTGAACGAGCACTGCGCAGTAAAACAAAGCTCGCCAAAATATTCCCAAATGAATGGTTAGAAGAGAGTGTGCGAATAGCGCAGCAATGCCATTTCAAACTGAGTGACCTGAAATACGAATACCCAAGCGAATTGATACCGAATGGTTCGAAACCGATGAAACATCTGCGTCTATTGGTTGAGAAAGGAAAACAACTTCGATTTTCCGAAGGTGTTACTGTCGATATTCAAGCAACCATAGACAAAGAACTCTCACTGATTGAAGAACTGAATTATCCGTTCTATTTCCTTACCATTCACGACATCGTCATGTTCGCCAAAAGCAGAGGCATTCTATATCAAGGGCGGGGCTCTGCTGCGAACTCTATCGTCTGTTATTGCTTGGAGATTACAGCGGTGGACCCCCGTCAAGTTGCAGTATTATTTGAACGTTTTATCAGTAAAGAGCGCCAAGAGCCGCCGGATATCGATGTGGATTTCGAGCATGAAAGGCGCGAAGAAGTGATTCAATACCTGTATCAAAAATACGGTAGAGAGCGCGCAGCATTAGCCGCCACGGTTATTACTTATCGTTTAAAAAGCGCCATTCGGGACGTAGGTAAAGCATTAGGCATTAGCGAAACCCAACTCGATTTTTTTATCAAGAATATTAACCGCAGAGATAAAAACCTTGGTTGGCAAGCTCAAATCGTTGAGCTTGGGCTGCAGCCGCAATCGCACAAAGGACAATGGTTTATTGATCTGGTTAACGAGATCCAATCGTTTCCCCGTCATCTATCTCAACATGTGGGCGGTTTTGTTATTTCCGCAGGTCCATTATACGAGCTTGTCGCAGTTGAAAATGCGGCTATGCCCGAGCGAACCATTATTCAGTGGGATAAAGATGATTTAGAAAGTCTGGGGCTGATGAAAGTCGACGTACTGGCATTAGGTATGCTGACCGCTATTCGCAAATGCTTCGCTATAATTGAGCATCATGATCAGAAAAAGCTCAGTATCGCCGACATCACACGTTTAAAAGACGACGAAAATGTCTATGGGATGATACAGAGGGCAGATACTGTGGGCGTGTTTCAAATAGAGTCTCGTGCACAAATGAGTATGTTACCTCGTTTAAGGCCTCGTACTTATTATGACCTAGTCATTCAAATTGCCATTGTTCGTCCCGGCCCTATTCAGGGAGATATGGTGCACCCATTTCTTAAACGAAGGAATCATATTGAGGAGCCTTCTTACCCTTCTAAAGAAGTGAAAGACGTTTTAGAACGGACGATGGGTGTTCCTATCTTTCAAGAGCAAGTGATTAAGATTGCGATGGTTGCGGCAGGTTTTAGTGGCGGAGAAGCGGATCAGCTTCGTCGCGCTATGGCGTCTTGGAAAAAGAGCGGAGAGTTGGATAAATTCAGACCCAAACTGATTGATGGCATGCTGGCTCGTGGCTATGAGAAATCGTTTGCAGAGCGAATCTACGAACAGATCTGTGGTTTTGGAGAATATGGTTTTCCGGAGAGTCACTCCGCATCTTTTGCGGTTCTGGCTTATTGCTCTGCATGGTTGAAATACTATTATCCAGAAGCATTCTATACCTCGTTACTCAATAGTTTACCGATGGGCTTTTATAGCCCATCGCAACTCATTCAGGATGCTCAAAGACATGGCATCACGGTTTTACCTGTGTGTGTAAATCAATCTGATATTGAGCATCAAGTCGTACACCACCAACAAGGTTATGCTATTCAACTCGGACTGCGGCTGGTGAAAGGATTAAGCGATTTGGGATGTAAGCAACTACTGCGCGCTCGCCCTTCTTATGGATTTCAGCATCTAAACCAACTGAAAAATGCTGCTCTTAATCAGAAAGACATGGAGTCTCTCGCTTCTGCAAATGCTCTGTATCGTTTGACGAACAACCGTTACGATACTCGTTGGGCAATTATGGACTCCCTTTCTGACCTGCCACTATTTGAAAGCTATCAAGAAAAGGAGCGCCAGATTCAAACACCACCATCAGCGATGGAAAATCTGATTGAAGATTACGCATCTTTAGGACTCTCGCTCAACCAGCATCCAATAACGTTATTAGACAAAGCTGGTATATTGGGGAAATTCACTCGCCAAAAAGACCTGATTAATCTTCCTCATAAGTCGCTCGTTACCGTCGTTGGTGTCGTTACCGGACGCCAAGCTCCGGGTACAGCGGCTGGAGTTACGTTTTTCACTTTAGAAGATGATACCGGGAATATTAATACTGTAGTTTGGCAAGCGACAGCCCGAGCGCAGAAAGGCGCTTATATCAGTGCAAAAGTGCTTATGGTGAAAGGTATTGTCGAGAAAGAAGAGAATGTGGTGCATGTCATCGCAGGAAAGCTGATTGATATCACCGAACATTTAACGCAACTCCAAAGCCGCTCTCGTGATTTTCATTAA
- a CDS encoding YciK family oxidoreductase has translation MDYSVSANALKDKVILVTGAGDGIGKQAAITYAAQGATVILLGRTVKKLEQTYDEIEAAGYAQPAIVPLDMKGATKQNYLDMVDTIEGQFGRLDGVLHNASILGVLSPFDQIGEDSYDDVMQVNVKAQFLMTQALLPLLHKSDDARIIFTSSTVGHSGRAFWGTYAMSKFATEGMMQVLADELSDTNIRVNAINPGGTRTGMRAKAFPAEDAELLKTPKDIMPLYLYLMAPEGKSVNGQCIDAQPKK, from the coding sequence GTGGATTATTCAGTGTCTGCAAACGCCCTAAAAGATAAAGTAATTTTAGTTACAGGTGCTGGTGACGGCATTGGTAAACAAGCAGCCATCACTTATGCCGCACAAGGCGCGACAGTGATTTTGCTTGGGCGCACTGTAAAGAAGTTAGAACAAACCTACGATGAAATTGAAGCCGCTGGCTATGCTCAGCCGGCTATTGTTCCTTTAGATATGAAGGGCGCGACCAAGCAAAACTATCTGGATATGGTAGATACCATTGAAGGTCAGTTTGGTCGTTTAGACGGTGTACTGCACAACGCAAGTATTTTGGGTGTACTTAGCCCGTTTGATCAAATCGGTGAAGACTCTTATGACGATGTAATGCAAGTCAACGTCAAAGCACAGTTCCTGATGACTCAAGCTCTGTTGCCTCTACTGCATAAATCTGACGATGCTCGCATTATCTTTACCAGCTCAACAGTGGGTCATTCCGGTCGTGCTTTCTGGGGTACCTATGCAATGTCTAAGTTTGCAACGGAAGGCATGATGCAAGTACTCGCAGATGAACTTAGTGACACTAATATTCGTGTCAATGCTATCAACCCTGGTGGTACCCGTACAGGAATGCGTGCAAAAGCTTTCCCAGCAGAAGATGCAGAGTTGCTGAAAACACCAAAGGACATAATGCCGCTATACCTGTATTTGATGGCGCCTGAAGGCAAATCAGTCAATGGTCAATGCATTGATGCTCAACCTAAAAAGTAA